The Desulfococcus multivorans DNA window TCGTTATATGTCTGATATCAATACCTTGCCTTTTGTCCCTGAACAGCCGCCGAACCCACGCCGGCGACTCCGGCAACCTGTTGGAAAATGAGGTGTCGGTTTCTGAAATCGAGCCGGATCAGCGGGGCGGCAAAGCCTACAGGCTTACCTATCGGGTGCCCGTGCCAATCGATGTGTACTGGCAATTCAAAACGGATTTCGACAATGATTTTCTGGTCAGCAACAAATTCATCCGCGAGCATCATTTCATTTCGCGCACCGGCGACACCGCCGTTACGGAAAATAAGTACATCCATGGCCCGGATGTGTTTTTCAGATGGCAAACCACCATATTCCAGGATACCTATAATCTGGAGTTCGTCCTTTTAAATCCTGAAGCGTGCGGGCAGAAATTTCATTATGGGTCCATACAACTGGAACCGGTGCCGGAAGGGACAAAAGTTACCCAGACGGCCTATTTCGACTTCTGGGGGGCCTCGTTTTGGGCGGCGTATCCCTGGGGGGGCGGGATGACGGACTTTCTGACATACACGGCACATTGGGAGCAGGATGTTGTCATGCGCCTCAAGAATCGCTGATTCAATGAATCCGACAAACATCGGAGGAGAGGGGAAGATGCCGGGGCGCAGGTGCCTGAGCCTTTGGCCTTTCTTTGTTGTCGCGTTTTTTGCGCTTCATCTGGCGGGTTGTGCCGTCGTTTCCCGCCCCACCCGATCGCTTCGTTATGGTGACGCCGATGCGCCGGGCCGTTGCGCTGAATTTTTTGCATCCATGGATCAACAGGCATCGAAAGCTCGAGTACTTGACGCCGGAGCCTTCAGGGTCAGAGGCTACCCCTACTTGAGGGTGAACCGCTTTCTGGCATCCTTTCGGAACGAGGTCGCCGGAAATGACGCTTTCGCTGCATGGGTCAATCGGATGCAGGCTCTGGATCAGGAAGCCCGCAGAGCTGAAATTGCCAATCTGCCTAGGGCGGTTGCCGGCTCCTCAACCGCATCGGCGGATCAGGCCGAACTCAACCTCAGGGTAGCCTGTTGCGGCAATCTTTTAAAAGCGGCGGATTTCAATGACGGGGAAAAGCAGGCAGCGCTGCAGAAAAACGTCACTGTACCCGATGAATACCTGGTGGCCCCCCGGGTCCTGGGACTCTACCCCCTGACCGGTTTGCTGGTGTCCCATGGGGTGTCGAACTGGCATGCCGAGGTGCGCCGGACCTTCTCCACAGAGCCGCCGGTCGGCCGGCAATCCATTCGTTATGCACCCGAGAATAGCAGTCAATGGGCAGACCCGGGCCAGATCGTAAAGCGGGTCAAGCGCGATGCCCTGGGAATACCGAACTATCCGCCTTCCGCACGAAAGGCGCTTTTCAGCGCTTTCGCACCCATCTGGGAGGTTCGGTCGGCGGCCGGATACGATCGAATCGGCGAGCCGTCCTGGGCCGCCGGAAGCGAACTCACCATCGATACCCGGAAGCATGTCACCTACACACTCCTGTCCTTTACCCGTTTCGGGGAAGAGATCCTTACCCAGCTCAATTACATCATCTGGTTTCCCGAACGGCCCAGGGCGAATGCGCTTGACCTGTACGGCGGGCTGCTGGATGGGGTGAACTATCGCGTGACACTGGATAACGACGGTGAACCGCTGCTTTACGAAACCATTCACAATTGCGGGTGCTATTACAAGGCTTACCCCACCCGAAGGCTTAAAGTGCGCAAAGAAATCGACTATGCTGAAAAGCCCCTGATCCTCCAGGCGCCCGACCTGACGCCGTCAAAGGAAACGATGGCTGTGGCTATGGAAAGCCGGACACATTACGTCCGGCACCTTTACCCGATACCCCGCCTGATGCAGCTTGAAACGGCACGGTATTCATTTGCGGACTATAACCGGCTTCGCAGCCTTCCGCTTCCCGGAGGCGGGCACCGGAGCATGTTCGGAGAAGACAGTCTTGCGCCGGGAAGCGAGCGGCTGGAAAGATTGATTCTATGGCCGACAGGGGTTGTATCCCCCGGTGCCATGCGTCAGTGGGGAAGACATGCCGTGGCCTTCGTAGGAAAGTGGCATTTTGACGATCCGTTTGCATTGGAAAAGATGTTCACCAAAGCGGATTGCGAGTGATGCGGCAAGCCGTGTTTCACCCCCTGTGAAGCGTTGGTGGATCAGCTTTAATGTCGATAACGCATTATTTTTTTAAAAGCTCAACTTTCGACTTTCATAGGCCGGCACCTCTTTCCGGTTACCATCATGAAAGTCGAAAGTTGAATTAAAAGCTGAATGACCGCCGGATACTTGAAGTGACGTTACAGCTGCTATATACCATTTCCCTGAACGGACATACGGCGATGTCTTCGAGAATCGGCCCACGGTTGTCTGGAGCGGTATGGGAACGAACCATTTTTTCCCGGCATCGCCCGATGAATACCGAAAGTCGAATGGATGATATGAAGGAATTGTGGGAAAAGGAGAGAATCGATGGAGATACAAGAGAAAAAAATTCTGGTGACCGGCGCAAACGGCGGCATCGGGACGGCACTTGTCAAGGCCTTGCTGGACAAAGGGGCCGCAAAGGTCTATGCGGCGGCCCGAAGCACTGAAGCGGTTGCCGGACGGGTGTCTGGGGGTGCCGGCCGGGTTGTTGCGGTCCGACTGGATATCACCGATGAGGACAGTGTCGCGGCAGCAGCGGAACAGTGCGGCGACAGCGATCTGGTCATCAACAATGCCGGGGTGAACCGGTGTGTGGGATTGCTCGCCCCCGACGGAATGGCCGCCGCCCGCCGGGAGATGGCGGTCAACTTTTTCGGCACCCTCGCAGTCTGCAGGGCCTTCGCACCGATGATGGCCGCCCGCGGCAGCGGCGTCATCGCCAATGTCTGCTCCATCATCGGCATGGTCAACCTGCCGGTCAACGGCACCTACTGCGCCTCCAAGGCGGCCGTCCATTCTCTCATACAGGGGCTGCGGGCCGAACTGGCTCCCAAAGGGGTGCGGGTGGTCGGCATCTACCCCGGTCCGGTGGATACCCGGATGACCGCCGGTCAGGAGATGCCCAAGGCAACCCCCGAGCAGGTGGCCGCAGCTATCGTGGCGGGCCTGGAAGGGGATGCCGAGGAGATTTTTCCCGATCCGATGTCCCAGGAGGTCCATCAGGGTCTGCTGAAGGACCCCAAACAGGTGGAGCGGGAATTCGCGCAGATGATTCCGGCAGCTGCAACAGAGGGCCCTGCGAAGTCTGGCGGCGGATCTGGAAAAGTGTAATGACGGGGATTTTGGAAATGGTCATGGAGAAAAGAGGAAAATATTGGCGGAGGAGATGAGCAGATGAAAAAAACAGGTTTTTTGATCGCGTTTCTTTTTTTAACGGGTTGCGCAAGCGGTCCTGTTCTGTATCCCAATGCGCATCTCCAGAGGGTCGGTGAGACGCAGGCCCAAAAGGATGTTGCGCTGTGTGAGGCCCAGGCCGATGCGTATGTCAAATCCGACGCGGGCATTGCGGCGGCCAAAAGTATGGCCATTGGCGGGGCGGGGGGCGCCGTGGTCGGGGGCGCCGTAGGGGCTGTGACGGGCAACCTGGGGAGAGGCGCTGGTGTCGGCGCTGCCGCCGGCGCTGCGACGGGATTGGTGCAGGGGATCGTCCGGGCTTCTGAACCGAGCCCCGTATTCAAGAACTTCATGATCCGGTGTCTATCGGAAAAAGGGTATGAGGTCATCGGATGGGAATGACGACCAGCGCCGTGGGGCAGCTCGTCACTGCTTTCCGGTCGCCGTCACGGCCGTGGGATTATGAATCGGCTTTGAAACAAACGGGTCTTGAGATTCGGCGTCAATCCTGTTAAATTTCATAAAATGTTTTTCCCGTTGATCATGGGATGTTTCAGAGGATGTTTCAGAAAAGCACGACTTGCTTCAGGTCACGATCATGAAAGTCGAAAGTTGAATAAGTATTTGATTCAGTCTTGAAGGTTGAGGAAATGAATTTTGTTACTGTCCAGGGCCGCCGCATCGAAGTTGCGAGGCTCTCGTCCGCCCGTCCCCGGCAGGGATATCCCACCATCGTGTTTCTCCATGAAGGCCTGGGTTCTGTCGCGATGTGGCGAGACTTTCCGCAGCAGGTTGCCGATGCCGTCGGGTGCGATGCGGTGGTCTATTCCCGCTACGGCTACGGCAACTCCGATCCCCTCGTTCAGCCCCGCGACGTGCGCTTCATGCATGATGAGGGATTGAACGCCCTGCCCGAGCTGCTCGACAAACTTTCCATTGAACGGCCCATTCTTTTTGGCCACAGCGACGGGGCGTCCATCGCTCTGATTCATGCCGGGGGGGCGAAGCGGCCCCTGGCCGGCGTGATCGTCATGGCGCCGCACGTGCTGATCGAGGACGTCTGCATCGACAGCATCAAGGCGATCAAGAGGGTTTACGACGATCCCAAAACCCGACTGAGAGAGCGTCTCGCCAGGTTCCATGCCGACGTCGATTCCGCTTTCAGAGGGTGGAACGACATCTGGCTGGATCCGGAACTTCCCTCCTGGAACATCGAGGCGTATCTCCCGGCCATCGATTGCCCGATCCTGGCGATACAGGGCGAGGACGATGCTTACGGCACCATGGATCAGATCGACTGCATCGCCCGGCAGGCCGGGGATGTCCGGCTGCTCAAACTGGCTGATTGCGGTCATTCCCCCCACAAGGACAAGCCTGCCGAGGTGCTTGACGCGGTGACCGCTTTCGTTGAACGAATCGTGAAAACCTGATCCGATATCGATTCCGGTTGCAGAGCGAATGGGAAAGGGGAAATACCGGCGAGCCCGGCCATGAATTTCGACTATAACGCCCTTGATCACCTCCGTCAGACCCATCCGGCCTGGCGTCTCCTGTGCGCCAAGTATGCGCCCCTGACGGCAAGTTTCCTTCACCGGGTGTTCATCGTCCCCAATGTGCGCATCCTGGCGGAGGCCGATCTGGTCGAGGCGCTGGAGGACGAGCTCTTCGTTCTGCGGGAACAGATGGGGAATGATGCTTTTCCCGGTTCGGCGCGGAGCTATCTCACCGATTGGGCGGATAACGACAAGGGGTGGCTTCGCAAATTCTATCCTCCCGGGACCGACGAGCCGCACTATGACCTGACGCCGGCCTCCGAAAAGGCCCTGGCCTGGCTGGAGGGTTTGACCGACCGGGCCTTTGTGGGCACCGAGTCGCGCCTTCTTACCCTGTTCGAGCTGCTGCGGCAGATGAGCGAGGGGACCCAGACCGATCCCGAGGCCCGGATCGCCGAGCTCAAGCGGCGCCGCGACGAGATCGACGGCGAGATCGACCGGATCCTTGCCGGAGACATCCCGCTGCTCGACGATACGGCGCTGAAGGATCGATTCCAGCAGTTTCTGCAATTGGCCCGGGAACTGTTGACCGATTTTCGCGAGGTAGAGCACAACTTCCGCGTCCTCGACCGACGGGTGCGGGAGCGCATCGCTCTCTGGGAGGGGGGCAAGGGGGCGCTGCTCGAGGAGATCATGAGCGAGCGCGACGCCATCGCCGATTCGGACCAGGGGAGAAGCTTTCGCGCCTTCTGGGATTTTCTCATGTCCCAGTCCCGGCAGGAGGAGCTGAGCCGCCTCCTGGAGGAGGTTCTGGCCCTTCCGCCAATCCAGGCCATGCAACCGGAGCCGCGTCTGTACCGGGTGCATTACGACTGGCTGGAGGCCGGCGAGCACACCCAGCGCACCGTGGCCCGCCTGTCGGAGCAGCTGCGGCGGTTTCTCGACGATCAGGCCTGGCTGGAGAATCGGCGTATCATGGACATCCTGCATCATATTGAAACCCGGGCCCTGGCGCTCCGGGAAACCATTCCGCAGGGGGATTTCATGTCCCTGGCCGAAACCGGCGCCGACATCGATCTGCCCCTGGAGCGGCCCCTGTTCCGTCCGGCGGTTCAGAATCGAATTACCGAGACGGCCGTCGACGAAGGGGACGCCGAGGTCGATACAGGGGTGCTTTTTTCCCAGGTCGTCGTCGATCGGGCCGAGCTGTCCGGGTATATCCGGCGGGAGCTCCAGATGCGGGATCAGGTCAGCCTCGGTGAAATCGTCGCCCGGCATCCCCTGCGTCACGGCCTGGCCGAGGTGGTCGTCTATCTGCAACTGGCTTCGGAATGGCCCTGGACCACCGTGGACGAAGAACACCGGGAGCGGCTGCGTTGGCGCACCGAAACGGGCCGCGTCCGGGAGGCGATCTTGCCGCGCGTCATTTTATTGAGGAACGGATGATGGAAACGAATGCTGTCGGAACGAACCTGTCCGACGAGTCGCCATACGAGCTGTCGGCCGTCGTGATTCCCCTGCTCAAAGGGATCATCTACCAGGAAGACAGCCCGGCGCTTTGGCTCGCCCTCGTCAATCTGCAGGCCGGGGTGCGGGATTATGTCGCCGTGCTCGGACTGGAGTTGATGCTCGACGAGGCCGAGGGATACGCGTTTCTGCGCTCCCGGGAGGAGGACCCCGACGTCGCCGGCACGCCCCGCCTTGTCGCGCGGCGACAGCTTTCCTATCCGGTCAGCCTCCTGCTGGCACTGCTGCGCAAGAAACTGGCGGAGTTCGACGCCGGCGGCGCCGATACCCGGTTGATTCTTTCCCGGGACGAGGTGGTGGAACTGATCCGCATTTTTCTCCCCGCCGGAAGCAATGAGACCCGGCTGATCGATCAGATCGACACCCATCTCAACAAGATCGCCCAACTCGGTTTTGTGCGACGCCTGCGTGGTCAAAAACAGATGATCGAAGTGCGGCGGATTCTCAAGGCCTTCGTCGATGCCCAGTGGCTGTCCGATTTTGACCGGCGTCTGGCTGAATATCGGGAAGAGACGGCCGGAACCCGGGAGACGACCGATGATTGAAACGCAGGAACTCGAATTCATCAAAGACGACCGGCTGGCGGGATTTCGTCTGCAGCGCCTCGAGGTGTTCAACTGGGGAACCTTTGACAGACGGGTCTGGACCCTGCGGCTGGACGGAAGGAACGGGCTGCTGACGGGGGATATCGGGTCCGGGAAATCGACGATGGTCGATGCGGTGACCACGCTGCTGGTGCCGAGCCGGCGTATCACCTACAACAAGGCGGCCGGCGCGGATGCCCGGGAGCGCTCCCTCAGATCCTACGTGCTGGGTTATTACAAATCGGAGCGGCAGGCAACCCTCGGCAGCGCCAAACCGGTCGCCCTTCGCGACGCCAATACCTATTCGGTCATTCTGGGGGTTTTTCACAATGCGGGTTACGGCAAGACGGTCACCCTGGCCCAGGTTTTCTGGATGAAGGATAGCGCGGGCCAACCTGATCGGCTCTATGCCGCCTGCGAGGGAGATCTTTCTATTGCGACCGATTTTTCGAATTTCGGCGCCGATATGACCGGGCTTCGAAAGCGTCTGCGCAAGGCCGATATCAAGCTGTTTAACAGTTTCCCCCCCTATGGGGCCTGGTTTCGACGGCGCTTCGGCATTGACAACGAACAGGCCCTGGACCTGTTCCTCCAGACCGTATCCCTCAAGTCGGTGGGAAACCTCACGGATTTCGTTCGCACCCACATGCTCGAACCCTTTGATGTGGACGTGCGCATCACTGCCCTCATACAGCATTTCGATGACCTCAACAGGGCGCACGAGGCGGTCCTCAAGGCCAAAAGACAGGTCGAGATGCTCACGCCCTTGGTGGCTGACTGCGACCGCCACGGAGAACTGGTGCAGGCGGTCGACGGCCTGCGGGCCTGCCGCGAAGCGCTCTCCCCCTGGTTTGCCGGGCAAAAGCTGGGGCTGCTGGAAAAGCGTCTGACCCTTTTGCAGGAAAATCTGGCGCGGCATACGGTCGTAATCGAGCGCCTGGAGGAGCAGCGTCGGGTATACCAGGGGCGTGAGCGTGAATTGCGTCGCAGCATAGCTGAAAACGGCGGCGATCGCATCGACCGGATCGGCGCTGAAATATCGCACCAGAAAGCGTCTCTTGAGCGCCGAAAGGCCAAGGCGGACCGCTATGCGGAGCTGGTGCGCTCCCTGGACAGGGTTCCTGCGACGAACCCGGAGGACTTCCTTGTTCAGCAGCGGGATTTCGAGGCTCTGCGGGAAGCGGCGGTGATCGCGGAAGATCGGGTGCTCAACGACCTCAATGCCCTGGGGGTCTCCTTCGCCCAGGAGCGCAGGGAACATGAAAGGCTTCAAGAGGAGATCACCGGTTTGAAGTCGCGCCGCACCAATATCGATGAAAAACAGATCGCCATGCGCCGGATGCTGTGCGGCGCGGTGAACCTGGCTGAAGTCGATCTCCCCTTTGCCGGCGAGCTGTTGCAGGTGCGCGAAGCGGCACGGGACTGGGAGGGGGCCATCGAGCGGCTGCTGCACAATTTCGGGCTTTCCCTGCTGGTGCCCGACCGGCATTACGCAAAAGTCGCCGACTGGGTGGACCGGACGTACCTGAAGGGTCGGCTGGTCTATTTCCGGGTGCGGAAGCCCCGCCGGGGGAATGCCGTACCCCCGCACCCCGATGCATTGACGGGGAAACTGGCGATCAAAACCGATTCCCCTTATTACGCCTGGTTGGAACAGGAGATCACCCACCGTTTCGACGTGGTCTGTTGTGCCGATCAGGATGCCTTTCGGCGTGAGCGTAAAGCCGTGACGAAGGCGGGTCAGATCAAGATGCCGGGTGAGCGCCATGAAAAGGACGACCGCCACCGTCTCGACGACCGCCGCCGCTATGTGCTGGGTTGGAGCAACGCCGCCAAAATCGCCGCTCTGGAGGAGAGCGCCCGCCGCGGCGAAGACCGGCTGACTGAACTCGGCAGCCGGATCGCCGACTTGCAGAAGGAACAGAAGCAGATCCGGGAACGCCTGGGGACCTTCTTCAAGATCAACGAGCACAAGGAATTTCGCGATCTCGACTGGCAACCGGCGGCCGTGGCGATCGCCCGGCTCGAAGCGGAGAAACGGGAGCTGGAGGCGGCTTCCGACCTCCTGCAGACCCTGGCCGCGCAGCTCGAGACCCTGGAGGGGGATCTGGCGGCCGTCGAGCGCCGGCTGGACCAGCGCAAGGACAACCGTTCCGAGACCCGGGAAAAGATGCGGGCCGCCGAGGCACAGCGGGAACAGACCGCCCGGCTTCTGGAAGGGTCCGGCGGCGAGGCCTCGGCCCGGTTCGGGCAGTTGGAGACCCTGTGCATGGAAGCACTCGGCGAGCATCGGCTGACCGTCGAGTCCTGTGACCATCGCGAACGGGAGATGCGGGACTGGCTTCGAGGGAAAATCGATGCCGAGGAGAAGAAGGTCGCGCGCCTCCGGGAAAAAATCATCAGGGCGATGACCGAATACAAGGAAGCGTGGAAACTGGAAACCCGGGACGTGGATGTCAGCGTCGCGGCCGGCTTCGAATACCGGGCCATGCTCGATCGGCTGCGCGCCGACGATCTGCCGCGATTCGAGGCGCGCTTCAAGGAACTTCTCAACGAGAACACCATCCGCGAGGTGGCCAACTTCCAGTCCCAACTGGCGCGGGAGCGGGAGACCATCAAGGAGCGCATCGCCCGAATCAACGGGTCGCTATTCCAAATCGACTACAATCCCGGCCGCTACATCACCCTCGATGCCCAGGCGACCCTCGATGCCGACGTCCGTGACTTTCAGACCGAACTGCGGGCCTGTACCGAAGGGGCCCTGACCGGATCGGAAGACGCCCAGTACTCCGAGGCGAAATTCCTGCAGGTGCGACGGATCATCGAGCGGTTTCGGGGGCGCGAGGAGCATACCGAGCTGGACCGGCGCTGGACGGCCAAGGTCACCGACGTGCGCAACTGGTTTGTCTTTGCCGCCAGTGAACGCCGGCGTGAGGACGACAGTGAACATGAACATTACGCCGATTCCGGCGGCAAGTCAGGGGGGCAGAAGGAGAAACTCGCCTATACGGTCCTCGCCGCCAGCCTGGCCTACCAGTTCGGCCTCGAATGGGGGGCGGTCCGATCGCGCTCCTTCCGCTTCGTGGTGATCGACGAAGCCTTCGGGCGCGGTTCGGATGAATCGACCCATTACGGCCTGCAGTTGTTCGACCAACTCAATCTGCAGTTGCTCATCGTCACGCCGCTCCAGAAGATTCACGTCATCGAACCCTTTGTCGCCATGGTCGGGTTTGTGCACAACGGGGACGGGCGTTGCTCGGTCTTGCGCAACCTCAGCATCGAGGACTACCGCGCCGAAAAGCGGCGGCTTCAGACATGAGCTGGACGACCCCGGAAGATCTGCGCGGCCAGGTGCGGCGGCTGTGGGATCGCGGCCTGCTGCCGGCCGCCCTTGCCGGCGGCGATACGATATTTCCCCGCCGTCTTGTCCTGAAGGGGCCGTCTTCGAGAGAACTGGCGGAACGCTTCGACGACGTGCGCCGATGGATCGCCCGCCTGGAGAAAGGGGCTGAATTCTATCGCGTGGGATGGCGAACCGTCAACCATCGCATCCTGGGCGTCAACGCGGTGCCGGATGAAATATGGATCGATTCCCTGGATGACGCCCTCGGGCTGATCGACAAACGGCGGGACGCCGAGCGGTTTGCGGCGCTGATCTCCCTGACCCGGGAGCGCCGGCCGGAACTCTCGGCCTGGCTGGCCAAACGGCCGCTTCGAGGATTGGCGCTGGCCGACGATTGGGCGCGGCTGCTGGACATCGTCGACTGGCTGCGCCGACATCCCCGCCCCGATATCTACCTGCGCCAGGTGGACGTCCCCGGCGTCCACAGCAAATTCATCGAAAGGCATCGGGCCGTGCTGAGCGAGCTCTTCGATCTGGTGATGCCGCTTGCCGCGGTGGATGCAAGCGCCGGCGGCATCGGGGGGTTCTGCCGGCGGTACGGATTCCGCGACAAGCCGATGCGGGTACGCTTTCGAACTCTGGACCCGGACTTGTCACCGTTCACCACAACGGCCGATCTCGACATGACCTTGACCCGCGATGTCTTCGATCGCCTGGCGCTGCCGGTCGCGAGGGTATTCATTACGGAAAACGAGGTCAATTTCCTGGCGTTTCCACCGGTTTCCGGCACGGTCGTGATCTTCGGCGCAGGCTATGGTTTCGATAACCTGGCCGGTGCCGAATGGTTGCGCGTCGGAGAGATTCACTACTGGGGCGATATCGACACCCATGGCTTTGCGATTCTCAATCAACTGCGGCGGTATTTCCCCGACGCGGCCTCTTTTCTGATGGATGAGCCGACACTCCTGGCCCATCGTGTGCATTGGGGGACCGAACCGAACCCGGAAACCGGAGACCTCGAGCGCCTGACCCCGGAGGAGAGCGCCCTCTACGATGCACTGCGCCGGAACCGTTGGGGAAATCGCATCCGCCTGGAACAGGAAAAAATCGGTTTCAATTGCGTGGCGTCGGCGCTGGAAAGACTCTCGAGACCGGATTGAAATATTCGTGAATATTTTTCAGGATGAAGGGTTCGGCGCCCTGGACGACACCGCGTGGGACGCGGGCCTTATCCTCCCGGCACCGGCCTGTGAAAGTCGAAAGTTGAGTAACGGCATCGAATATCATGATGCCGCAACAATCCATTTGAGACGGTTTCGCGGCCTGCGAGGCCGTCCCGCTTGAAAGCGATTCAAGCGGTTGAGACAAAAGGAGGCTTCATGGAAATACCCAAGGCGAAAAAGATGGAAATGCTCCGGTCGCTGCTGCTTTCCCGCAGATTCGAGGAGACCCTCACGGAACTGTGTAAAATCGACGGAAAAATTCCCGGGATGATGATCCTGTGCACCGGCCAGGAGGCGGTCGGCGCGGGGGTATGCGCGGCGTTGCAGCCCGAGGACGCCATTATTACCAATCACCGCAGCCACAGCCATCTGCTGGCCAAGGGCGCCGATCCCAATTCGCTGATGGCGGAGATATACGGCAAGCGGACGGGATGCAACAAGGGGAAGAGCGGGACGCTGCACCTGGCGGTGCCCGAGATCAACGCCCCCTGTACGACCACCGTGGTCGGGGGCGGGCCGCCCATTGCCGCCGGGAGGGCCTTTGCCCAGCAGTATCGGGGAGAGAAATCCGTCACCGTCTGTTTCATCGGGGACGGCGCGGCCAACGAGGGCTCTTTTCACGAAGCCCTGAACCTGGCAAGCGTGTGGCACCTTCCGGTGATTTTCGTGTGCGAGAACAATCTGTATGCCGGGGCCCAGCGCTATGAAGAACATACCCGGGTCGAACATATCGCGGATCGGGCGGCGGGTTATGCCGTTCCGGGGGTGGTGGTCGACGGGAACGACGCACTGGCGGTCTATGCGTCGGCAGTGGATGCCCGGGCCCGGGCCATCGCCGGCAAGGGGCCGACGCTCATCGAGTACAAGACCTACCGTTGGCGGGGGCACGGCGAAAGCGATCTTCAGCTTTACCAGCCCAGGGAGGAGATCGCGGCCTGGCAGGCGGCGTGTCCGATCCCGAAACTTCGCGGCGATATGCTTGCCCAGGGACTCATCAGCGCCGATGAATTGGCGGCGATGGAACGGGCGGTCGAGGCCGTCGTGAAGGCGGCCGTTCGCTTTGCCGAGGAGAGCCCTTATCCCGAGCCTCACGAGGCCCTGGAGGATGTTTTCGCTTAAATAATTTCCACGGATGAAAGGAAGGATATCATGCAGCAATTAGGGATGGGACAGGCTGTGAATCAGGCCCTGAGGGAAGAGATGTCGCAGGACCCCGATGTCTTCATCGCCGGAGAGGGCGTGGGCGTGAGCATACACGAAAGCCCGATGCTTCCCACGGCGGGGTTGCTGAAGGCGTTCGGGCCGGAGCGCGTCAGGGACACGCCGGTTTCGGAGGCGGCCATCGCGGGATTGGCCGTGGGGGCGGCCGAAGCGGGCCTGAAACCGGTTGTGGAGATTATGTTCAACCCTTTTTTTACGCTCGCTTCGGACATGATTGTCAACCATGCCGCCAAACTGCGTTACCTGTCGGGGGGCAAGTCGTCCTTTCCGCTGGTGGTGCGAATGAAAGCCGGTGCCGGGTTCGGCGCGGGGTGTCAGCACTCCCATAACCTGGAGGCCTGGGTCGCCCACTGCCCCGGGCTGAAGGTGGTCATGCCCGGCACCCCGGCCGATGCCAAAGGGCTGCTCAAATCGGCCATCCGGGATCCCAACCCCGTTGTTTTCATCGAGGACATGATGCTCTATTTTGTGCCCGGACCGGTTCCCGAGGGAGAGTACCTGATTCCCATCGGAGAAGCCGATATCAAACGGCAGGGCCGGGACGTCACCGTGGTGACGTGGTCCAAGATGGTGGGGACGGCTCTGAAGGCGGCCGAGGAACTGGCCCGGGAAGGCGTCGAAGCGGAGATCGTGGATTTGCGGACCTTGGTTCCCCTGGACACGAGGACCATTCTTTCCTCCGTACGCAAGACCGGCCGCCTGGTGGTGTTGCACGAGGCCACGCGAACCGGCGGTTTTGCCGGTGAAGTGGCGGCCGTGGTGATGGAAGAGGCCTTCGCCGATCTGAAAGCCCCGTTGCGGCGAGTGACCGGCCCGGACATTCCGGTGCCGGCAAGTCCTCCGTTGGAGCGTTTTTACATCCCCGATGCAGCGCAGGTGGTCTCGGCGGTGAAGGAGATTCTGTAGGCAGA harbors:
- a CDS encoding ATP-binding protein, which codes for MIETQELEFIKDDRLAGFRLQRLEVFNWGTFDRRVWTLRLDGRNGLLTGDIGSGKSTMVDAVTTLLVPSRRITYNKAAGADARERSLRSYVLGYYKSERQATLGSAKPVALRDANTYSVILGVFHNAGYGKTVTLAQVFWMKDSAGQPDRLYAACEGDLSIATDFSNFGADMTGLRKRLRKADIKLFNSFPPYGAWFRRRFGIDNEQALDLFLQTVSLKSVGNLTDFVRTHMLEPFDVDVRITALIQHFDDLNRAHEAVLKAKRQVEMLTPLVADCDRHGELVQAVDGLRACREALSPWFAGQKLGLLEKRLTLLQENLARHTVVIERLEEQRRVYQGRERELRRSIAENGGDRIDRIGAEISHQKASLERRKAKADRYAELVRSLDRVPATNPEDFLVQQRDFEALREAAVIAEDRVLNDLNALGVSFAQERREHERLQEEITGLKSRRTNIDEKQIAMRRMLCGAVNLAEVDLPFAGELLQVREAARDWEGAIERLLHNFGLSLLVPDRHYAKVADWVDRTYLKGRLVYFRVRKPRRGNAVPPHPDALTGKLAIKTDSPYYAWLEQEITHRFDVVCCADQDAFRRERKAVTKAGQIKMPGERHEKDDRHRLDDRRRYVLGWSNAAKIAALEESARRGEDRLTELGSRIADLQKEQKQIRERLGTFFKINEHKEFRDLDWQPAAVAIARLEAEKRELEAASDLLQTLAAQLETLEGDLAAVERRLDQRKDNRSETREKMRAAEAQREQTARLLEGSGGEASARFGQLETLCMEALGEHRLTVESCDHREREMRDWLRGKIDAEEKKVARLREKIIRAMTEYKEAWKLETRDVDVSVAAGFEYRAMLDRLRADDLPRFEARFKELLNENTIREVANFQSQLARERETIKERIARINGSLFQIDYNPGRYITLDAQATLDADVRDFQTELRACTEGALTGSEDAQYSEAKFLQVRRIIERFRGREEHTELDRRWTAKVTDVRNWFVFAASERRREDDSEHEHYADSGGKSGGQKEKLAYTVLAASLAYQFGLEWGAVRSRSFRFVVIDEAFGRGSDESTHYGLQLFDQLNLQLLIVTPLQKIHVIEPFVAMVGFVHNGDGRCSVLRNLSIEDYRAEKRRLQT
- a CDS encoding DUF3322 domain-containing protein — translated: MSWTTPEDLRGQVRRLWDRGLLPAALAGGDTIFPRRLVLKGPSSRELAERFDDVRRWIARLEKGAEFYRVGWRTVNHRILGVNAVPDEIWIDSLDDALGLIDKRRDAERFAALISLTRERRPELSAWLAKRPLRGLALADDWARLLDIVDWLRRHPRPDIYLRQVDVPGVHSKFIERHRAVLSELFDLVMPLAAVDASAGGIGGFCRRYGFRDKPMRVRFRTLDPDLSPFTTTADLDMTLTRDVFDRLALPVARVFITENEVNFLAFPPVSGTVVIFGAGYGFDNLAGAEWLRVGEIHYWGDIDTHGFAILNQLRRYFPDAASFLMDEPTLLAHRVHWGTEPNPETGDLERLTPEESALYDALRRNRWGNRIRLEQEKIGFNCVASALERLSRPD
- a CDS encoding thiamine pyrophosphate-dependent dehydrogenase E1 component subunit alpha yields the protein MEIPKAKKMEMLRSLLLSRRFEETLTELCKIDGKIPGMMILCTGQEAVGAGVCAALQPEDAIITNHRSHSHLLAKGADPNSLMAEIYGKRTGCNKGKSGTLHLAVPEINAPCTTTVVGGGPPIAAGRAFAQQYRGEKSVTVCFIGDGAANEGSFHEALNLASVWHLPVIFVCENNLYAGAQRYEEHTRVEHIADRAAGYAVPGVVVDGNDALAVYASAVDARARAIAGKGPTLIEYKTYRWRGHGESDLQLYQPREEIAAWQAACPIPKLRGDMLAQGLISADELAAMERAVEAVVKAAVRFAEESPYPEPHEALEDVFA
- a CDS encoding alpha-ketoacid dehydrogenase subunit beta, giving the protein MQQLGMGQAVNQALREEMSQDPDVFIAGEGVGVSIHESPMLPTAGLLKAFGPERVRDTPVSEAAIAGLAVGAAEAGLKPVVEIMFNPFFTLASDMIVNHAAKLRYLSGGKSSFPLVVRMKAGAGFGAGCQHSHNLEAWVAHCPGLKVVMPGTPADAKGLLKSAIRDPNPVVFIEDMMLYFVPGPVPEGEYLIPIGEADIKRQGRDVTVVTWSKMVGTALKAAEELAREGVEAEIVDLRTLVPLDTRTILSSVRKTGRLVVLHEATRTGGFAGEVAAVVMEEAFADLKAPLRRVTGPDIPVPASPPLERFYIPDAAQVVSAVKEIL